The following coding sequences lie in one Klebsiella huaxiensis genomic window:
- a CDS encoding amidohydrolase family protein has translation MRGKIALEEHVSTPKNNSLWDSTGEAARNGSEYMKDVERRLLDRSYQLDEMAQRNIDHVILSLTSPGAQSILDKSAAVSFARETNDYIVENYVKPNPDKFSAFATLALQNPEAAAEELDRAVKKLGMKGALINGYTNVQDSEHGLYLDDESMLVFWDKVNELNVPVYLHPREPLEGPARGIYTGYESLIGSAWGFAQETAVHAIRLMMSGLFDRYPDLNLVLGHLGEGLVHMLPRTQHRLYRQRFGCGLGKAEKPLMHYLQNNFIVTTSGHFNTYSLQNAIDIMGPDRVMFSVDYPYEDIHQACDWFDPLEMDTELKNKIAWGNANRVFNIK, from the coding sequence ATGCGTGGAAAAATCGCTTTAGAAGAGCACGTTTCAACACCGAAAAATAACAGCCTCTGGGACTCAACTGGCGAAGCGGCAAGAAATGGCTCAGAATATATGAAAGACGTTGAACGCCGTTTATTAGATCGCAGCTATCAGCTGGATGAAATGGCGCAACGTAATATCGACCACGTGATTCTTTCTCTGACTTCACCTGGCGCACAATCTATTTTAGATAAATCAGCTGCGGTATCTTTCGCTCGTGAAACCAACGACTATATCGTTGAAAATTATGTTAAGCCAAACCCGGATAAATTCAGCGCATTTGCGACTCTGGCATTACAAAATCCAGAGGCTGCAGCCGAAGAACTGGATCGCGCAGTCAAAAAACTAGGCATGAAAGGCGCACTGATTAACGGTTATACCAACGTCCAGGATAGCGAACATGGCCTGTACCTGGATGATGAATCCATGCTGGTATTCTGGGATAAAGTCAATGAGCTGAACGTCCCCGTATATTTGCACCCGCGTGAACCATTAGAAGGCCCAGCGCGCGGTATCTACACCGGCTATGAAAGCCTGATCGGTTCCGCCTGGGGCTTTGCTCAGGAAACGGCGGTCCATGCGATTCGCCTGATGATGAGTGGTCTGTTTGACCGTTATCCTGACCTGAACCTGGTTTTAGGCCACTTAGGCGAAGGCCTGGTACACATGCTGCCGCGTACTCAGCATCGTCTCTACCGTCAACGCTTCGGCTGCGGTTTGGGCAAAGCAGAGAAACCGTTAATGCACTATTTGCAGAATAACTTTATCGTCACCACCAGCGGTCACTTCAATACCTATTCTCTGCAAAATGCGATTGATATTATGGGCCCGGATCGCGTGATGTTCTCCGTCGATTATCCGTATGAGGATATTCATCAGGCTTGTGATTGGTTCGATCCGCTGGAAATGGATACTGAATTGAAAAATAAAATCGCCTGGGGCAACGCCAACCGCGTATTCAATATCAAATAA
- the gppA gene encoding guanosine-5'-triphosphate,3'-diphosphate diphosphatase, which yields MKCMNSTSLYAAIDLGSNSFHMLVVREVAGSIQTLSRIKRKVRLAAGLNGDNTLSVEAMERGWQCLRLFAERLQDIPPAQIRVVATATLRLAVNAGEFLEKAREILGCPVQVISGEEEARLIYQGVAHTTGGADQRLVVDIGGASTELVTGTGAQTTSLFSLSMGCVTWLERYFADRSLTKENFDLAETAAREVLRPVAYVLRYHGWKVCVGASGTVQALQEIMMAQGMDERITLAKLQQLKQRAIQCGRLEELEIEGLTLERALVFPSGLAILMAIFSELNIQCMTLAGGALREGLVYGMLHLSVDQDIRSRTLRNIQRRFLVDTEQAQRVAQLSAHFVRQVENSWDIEPLCFDLLQSACQLHEIGLSVEYKQAPLHAAWLVRNLDLPGFTPAQKKLLATLLLNQTNAVDLSSIHQQNAVPPRVAEHMCRLLRLAILFASRRRDDLLPMITLTAKDESLTLTLPQGWLENHPLGREMVEQECQWQSYVHWPLQLSEERAAK from the coding sequence GTCTGAATGGCGACAATACGCTCTCCGTAGAAGCAATGGAGCGCGGCTGGCAATGTTTACGTCTGTTTGCCGAGCGCCTGCAGGATATACCTCCAGCGCAAATTCGCGTGGTCGCCACCGCGACGCTTCGTCTGGCAGTAAACGCTGGAGAGTTTCTGGAAAAAGCGCGGGAAATCCTCGGCTGCCCGGTGCAGGTCATCAGCGGTGAAGAGGAAGCTCGTCTGATTTATCAGGGCGTTGCGCATACCACTGGCGGCGCAGATCAGCGTCTGGTCGTGGATATCGGCGGAGCCAGTACTGAACTGGTTACTGGAACCGGTGCGCAAACCACCTCGCTTTTCAGCCTGTCGATGGGTTGCGTCACCTGGCTGGAGCGCTACTTCGCCGATCGCAGCCTCACCAAAGAAAATTTCGACCTTGCCGAAACCGCCGCGCGCGAAGTGCTGCGTCCCGTGGCCTATGTTCTGCGCTATCACGGCTGGAAGGTCTGTGTCGGCGCATCCGGTACCGTTCAGGCCTTGCAGGAAATCATGATGGCGCAGGGGATGGATGAACGCATCACCCTGGCCAAACTGCAGCAGCTCAAACAGCGCGCAATTCAGTGCGGTCGTCTGGAAGAGCTGGAGATTGAAGGCTTGACGCTCGAACGGGCGTTAGTCTTCCCGAGCGGTCTGGCAATACTGATGGCCATTTTCAGCGAGCTGAACATTCAGTGCATGACCCTCGCGGGTGGGGCACTGCGTGAAGGTCTTGTCTACGGCATGCTGCATCTGTCGGTCGATCAGGATATTCGTAGCCGCACACTGCGTAATATTCAGCGCCGGTTTCTGGTGGATACCGAGCAGGCGCAGCGCGTTGCACAGCTGTCCGCGCATTTTGTTCGTCAGGTGGAAAATAGTTGGGATATTGAGCCATTATGCTTCGATCTGCTGCAAAGTGCCTGTCAACTGCATGAAATAGGCCTGAGCGTAGAGTATAAGCAAGCGCCTCTGCACGCGGCCTGGCTCGTTCGAAATCTCGACCTGCCTGGCTTCACGCCTGCGCAAAAAAAACTGCTGGCGACGCTGTTGCTAAACCAGACCAACGCCGTCGACCTCTCTTCGATTCATCAGCAAAACGCGGTGCCGCCGAGAGTCGCGGAACATATGTGCCGCCTGCTGCGTCTGGCTATTCTGTTTGCCAGCCGCCGACGCGACGATCTGCTACCGATGATTACGCTGACTGCCAAAGATGAAAGTTTGACGCTGACGCTACCGCAAGGCTGGCTGGAGAATCATCCGCTGGGCCGGGAGATGGTAGAACAAGAGTGCCAGTGGCAAAGTTACGTTCACTGGCCGTTGCAGCTCAGCGAGGAGCGCGCAGCAAAATAG
- a CDS encoding purine-cytosine permease family protein — translation MDNKASYDGNIQTADPGMAELGIGLVPPVHQNQKPVQLFFVWCAANIGILGVVYGAVIVSFGLSFWQSILAAVAGVASFALVGVTSIAGKIGRTTTLTLSRVIFGKRGNIAPTSFCWVNLMGWESVNIITGTLTLVALFAAMGFEESLTTTALSLFLFGGLTVLVSVLGQNAVLMMQKWITRIFGAMTLLVVIYLLFTADWQAILALPSGSWLTGFLPAVSIIAAGTGISWAIAGADYSRDQRPDSGEKSIFLAVVSGAALPLLLLMLTGILLTAQIPDLASSENPISAIGKLLPSWMAIPYLAAATAGVVTIAVLSLYSASLNLLSMGIKLQQRSAVAIDAVLVLGIALYVLFVSKDFLGPFIAFLIFCGVFLAAWAAIFIVDFYRIRRHVGYSEADLFRESGANRTALGCWIVGALAGLMVSKTGFIDGPFAVGIFADSSLGLFVSFVLSLVLYLAFGARKGACHDNNS, via the coding sequence ATGGACAACAAAGCTTCATACGATGGTAATATCCAAACGGCGGATCCCGGAATGGCGGAGTTGGGGATCGGTCTGGTTCCCCCGGTTCACCAAAACCAAAAGCCGGTACAGCTCTTTTTCGTCTGGTGCGCCGCAAATATCGGCATTCTTGGGGTTGTTTACGGTGCAGTTATTGTGTCGTTCGGTCTCTCATTCTGGCAGTCAATTCTTGCTGCCGTCGCAGGAGTCGCCTCCTTTGCGCTGGTCGGAGTGACCAGCATCGCCGGAAAAATCGGGCGAACGACAACGTTGACGCTCTCCCGCGTGATATTTGGCAAACGCGGTAATATCGCGCCCACCAGCTTTTGCTGGGTGAACCTGATGGGCTGGGAATCGGTCAATATCATTACCGGCACGCTCACGCTCGTCGCGCTGTTTGCCGCCATGGGTTTTGAAGAGAGCCTGACGACCACTGCACTATCGCTTTTCCTGTTTGGCGGGTTGACCGTGCTGGTCAGCGTACTCGGCCAAAATGCCGTGCTGATGATGCAAAAATGGATCACCCGAATCTTTGGTGCCATGACGCTACTGGTAGTGATTTATTTGCTGTTCACCGCGGACTGGCAGGCCATCCTCGCCCTGCCTTCAGGCAGTTGGCTGACCGGTTTTCTCCCGGCAGTCTCTATTATCGCCGCAGGCACCGGCATCAGTTGGGCTATTGCCGGTGCCGACTATAGTCGGGATCAGCGCCCTGACTCCGGTGAAAAGAGCATTTTTCTCGCCGTTGTTAGCGGCGCTGCCCTTCCCTTACTGCTGCTGATGCTCACCGGGATACTGCTTACCGCCCAAATCCCTGATTTGGCGTCCAGCGAAAATCCAATTTCCGCGATCGGCAAACTACTGCCTTCGTGGATGGCAATCCCCTATCTTGCGGCGGCTACCGCCGGGGTTGTGACCATCGCAGTGTTGAGCCTCTATTCCGCCAGCCTTAATCTATTAAGCATGGGGATTAAGCTACAGCAGCGTTCCGCCGTGGCCATCGACGCCGTGCTGGTGCTGGGGATCGCACTCTACGTGCTGTTTGTGTCGAAAGATTTTCTCGGACCGTTCATTGCGTTTCTGATTTTCTGCGGCGTATTTCTGGCCGCCTGGGCCGCCATTTTTATCGTCGACTTCTACCGGATCCGCCGCCATGTCGGATACTCGGAAGCTGACTTATTCAGGGAAAGCGGCGCGAACCGAACCGCGCTGGGCTGCTGGATTGTCGGCGCGTTGGCGGGATTGATGGTATCCAAAACCGGGTTTATCGACGGGCCTTTCGCGGTCGGGATTTTCGCGGACTCCAGCCTGGGATTATTCGTCTCTTTTGTTCTGAGCCTGGTGCTGTATCTCGCTTTTGGAGCCAGGAAGGGGGCTTGCCATGACAATAACAGCTGA
- a CDS encoding PfkB family carbohydrate kinase: MTITADLLSPQRPIVVIGAAFGDLILHLDTLPQSGSDVSARDGGRQIGGCAFNVARALARLNLAPVNAIPVGNGDWGQAVAQKMAQESLPVLLRHPTHDNGWCLALVEANKERTFITVEGCEQHWSTELLAQIPQPKDAIIYVSGYELASEALRQWILTLSEDKTLFVDFGPRLCDLDIGFIKALLHKRPVLTLNRNELSALSARLYHQENATLESALRLARDWQLRAICRFDKDGAWVVEPNAEPQHIPACRVVVHDTIAAGDSHCAGTIAGLACGMSLRQATQLGNEVAAIVVSRPGSDGAPTRKELRQFQLQQENDR, translated from the coding sequence ATGACAATAACAGCTGACCTGCTATCACCACAGCGCCCGATAGTGGTTATTGGCGCTGCTTTTGGCGACCTTATTCTCCACCTCGATACGCTGCCGCAAAGCGGTAGCGATGTCTCCGCCCGCGATGGCGGGCGGCAGATTGGCGGCTGCGCGTTCAACGTCGCTCGTGCGCTCGCGCGTCTCAACCTGGCCCCGGTTAACGCCATACCGGTGGGCAATGGCGACTGGGGGCAAGCCGTTGCGCAAAAAATGGCACAGGAAAGTTTACCGGTTCTCTTGCGCCACCCTACCCACGATAACGGCTGGTGTCTGGCCCTCGTTGAGGCCAACAAAGAGCGGACGTTTATCACCGTTGAGGGCTGCGAGCAGCACTGGAGCACTGAGCTACTGGCGCAAATCCCACAGCCGAAGGACGCAATTATTTACGTCTCAGGCTACGAGCTGGCCAGCGAAGCGCTGCGTCAGTGGATCCTCACACTTTCTGAAGATAAAACGCTGTTTGTCGATTTTGGCCCCCGCCTGTGCGATCTGGATATTGGTTTTATTAAGGCACTGTTGCATAAACGTCCCGTGCTCACTCTGAACCGCAACGAACTCAGCGCGCTAAGCGCACGTTTATATCACCAGGAGAATGCTACGCTTGAGTCAGCCTTGCGGCTCGCCAGAGACTGGCAGCTACGGGCAATTTGTCGGTTTGATAAGGATGGCGCGTGGGTGGTTGAACCCAACGCGGAGCCGCAGCATATCCCGGCATGCCGCGTGGTAGTTCACGATACGATTGCCGCAGGAGACAGCCACTGTGCAGGAACAATTGCCGGGCTGGCCTGCGGGATGAGTCTGCGTCAGGCAACGCAATTGGGCAACGAGGTGGCGGCTATCGTCGTCAGCAGGCCTGGCTCAGACGGTGCGCCGACCCGCAAGGAGCTACGCCAGTTCCAGCTTCAGCAGGAAAACGACCGCTAA
- a CDS encoding GntR family transcriptional regulator has translation MSQPLLEYIKGRLNAEAPAPLYIQLKQAIEAAIADRLLTHGSILPSERKMSQALELSRVTVVKALEALLEAGLVTKRHGKGTEVNLPVSYNLASGGFSAQLQNSGTVSNRWLVREKLAADDILARELEIAVGDRVAKIKRVRLVDALPVSIETMFIPERFLPRPDLLEGSLYAHWAENNIFPDLQDYSLTVHIPSGEELNLLDLPHGMPLMKITLKSRNAHGDVLEYGTAFCLSNYFNFDFRVKLQALRT, from the coding sequence ATGTCGCAACCGCTGCTTGAGTATATAAAAGGTCGTCTGAATGCCGAGGCGCCTGCGCCGCTTTATATTCAATTAAAACAGGCTATTGAAGCTGCAATAGCGGATCGGTTACTGACTCATGGCAGTATTTTGCCCTCTGAACGCAAAATGTCCCAGGCTCTCGAGCTATCGCGCGTGACGGTGGTCAAGGCGCTGGAGGCGCTGCTGGAAGCCGGACTGGTTACCAAGCGTCACGGGAAAGGCACTGAGGTGAATCTGCCGGTAAGCTATAACCTTGCCAGTGGCGGATTTTCTGCCCAGCTACAAAATTCAGGGACGGTGTCTAATCGGTGGCTGGTGAGGGAAAAGCTGGCGGCGGATGATATTCTGGCTCGCGAGCTGGAGATCGCGGTTGGAGATCGGGTGGCAAAAATAAAACGTGTACGTTTAGTTGATGCCCTTCCTGTTTCCATCGAAACCATGTTTATCCCTGAACGTTTCTTGCCTCGCCCGGATTTGCTCGAAGGCTCGCTGTATGCCCACTGGGCTGAAAACAATATTTTTCCCGATCTTCAGGATTACTCCCTGACGGTGCATATCCCTTCGGGTGAGGAACTGAATTTGCTCGACTTACCTCATGGGATGCCGTTGATGAAAATTACGCTGAAAAGCCGTAATGCTCATGGGGACGTGCTTGAGTATGGAACCGCGTTTTGCCTGAGTAATTACTTTAATTTTGATTTCAGAGTAAAGCTTCAGGCGTTGCGGACATAG
- the pnuC gene encoding nicotinamide riboside transporter PnuC, whose amino-acid sequence MDFFSINNVMVNIPLGEGGYALSWIEAIGTVFGLLCIWCASREKIINYLFGLINVTLFAAIFFQIQLYASLLLQVFFFAANIYGWYAWSRQNEAQEAALKVRWLSRQQTLALAGVCAVAIVMMTLFIDPVFSALTRIMIALLQTFGMQVAMPDLQPDAFPFWDSTMLVLSIAAMVLMTRKFVENWLLWVLIDVISVVIYAVQGVYAMSLEYVLLTAIAVMGSYSWIKSAQRNGYTPLAATAS is encoded by the coding sequence ATGGACTTTTTTAGCATTAACAATGTGATGGTCAACATTCCTCTCGGCGAAGGCGGTTATGCGCTATCGTGGATTGAAGCCATCGGTACCGTGTTTGGCCTGTTGTGCATCTGGTGCGCCAGCCGGGAAAAAATTATCAACTACCTGTTTGGCCTGATTAACGTCACGCTGTTTGCGGCGATTTTCTTTCAGATTCAGCTCTACGCCAGCCTGTTGCTGCAGGTGTTTTTCTTCGCCGCCAACATTTACGGCTGGTATGCATGGAGCCGACAAAACGAGGCGCAGGAAGCTGCGCTCAAGGTACGCTGGCTTTCCCGCCAGCAAACACTGGCATTAGCAGGCGTTTGCGCGGTGGCGATTGTTATGATGACGCTGTTTATCGACCCCGTGTTCTCGGCGCTCACCCGCATCATGATTGCCTTGCTGCAAACATTTGGTATGCAGGTCGCTATGCCTGACCTCCAGCCCGATGCCTTCCCGTTCTGGGATTCCACCATGCTGGTATTGTCGATTGCGGCTATGGTACTGATGACGCGCAAGTTCGTCGAAAACTGGCTGCTGTGGGTACTTATCGACGTGATTAGCGTGGTTATTTACGCGGTGCAGGGCGTTTATGCCATGTCGCTCGAATATGTCCTGCTGACGGCAATTGCGGTGATGGGATCCTACAGCTGGATCAAGAGCGCGCAGCGCAACGGCTATACGCCACTTGCTGCGACGGCTTCCTGA
- a CDS encoding nucleoside phosphorylase, which translates to MALQPHIQLSQEMTSARYALLPGDPQRVDRIVSFLDNPELLGQNREFRAARGWYQGIEILVVSTGIGGPSTAIAIEELRQIGVTTLIRIGSCGALQDNLALGDVIIAYAAVMDDGTSRTYAPAGYPACADPHLTWELMAQVRQMNIPAVCGLVRSHDSFYTDREAELDAEWSARGVLGADMESAALMTIGTLRGLRTASLLNVVVAHNGCLDSSINDYVQQETLCQQGEERQITLALRAIHSDSQQGGQ; encoded by the coding sequence ATGGCGCTGCAACCCCATATCCAGTTAAGCCAGGAAATGACCAGCGCACGGTACGCGCTGTTACCGGGCGACCCGCAGCGGGTGGATCGCATTGTCAGTTTTCTTGATAACCCGGAGTTGCTGGGCCAGAACCGGGAGTTTCGCGCCGCACGCGGCTGGTATCAGGGCATTGAAATCCTGGTGGTCTCCACCGGCATCGGCGGGCCATCCACGGCTATCGCCATTGAAGAGCTGCGCCAGATTGGCGTGACCACCCTAATTCGCATCGGTAGCTGCGGGGCATTGCAGGATAACCTTGCGCTTGGCGATGTGATTATCGCTTATGCTGCGGTTATGGATGATGGCACCAGTCGAACCTATGCGCCAGCGGGTTACCCGGCCTGCGCCGACCCACATCTTACCTGGGAACTCATGGCGCAGGTGCGTCAGATGAATATCCCTGCCGTCTGCGGTCTGGTGCGTAGCCATGACAGTTTTTATACCGACCGGGAAGCGGAACTGGATGCCGAATGGTCAGCTCGCGGCGTGCTTGGCGCGGACATGGAAAGCGCCGCTTTGATGACTATCGGTACATTACGCGGGCTACGAACTGCCTCATTACTCAACGTGGTTGTTGCCCACAACGGTTGCCTGGACAGCAGTATCAATGATTATGTCCAGCAGGAAACGCTGTGCCAACAGGGCGAAGAACGACAAATTACTTTGGCGCTGCGCGCCATTCATTCCGATAGCCAGCAAGGGGGTCAGTGA
- a CDS encoding ADP-ribosylglycohydrolase family protein: MSDIRPTYTAERRILGCLYGQAIGDAMGMPSELWPKRRVINHFGWIERFLPGPKENIAACEFSAAEFTDDTHQCIALMDALNETNGVTDPLVIAKHILLWARRCRAFEKNILGPTSKASLLALEQGQALDEIAANGVTNGAAMRVAPMGCLLPTRDRAFFIAQVRLSCLPTHKSDIAIAGAVVIAWAISRAIEGAGWALIKTELASLANETQRQYESTFSPLLGNRIHLALDMMTRETDHLTGIERIYEDIGAGMDIIESVPAAIALVELSGTQPMKCAMLAANLGGDTDTIGAMATAICGALHGIEAFPEEHIQQINQANGIDFAPYAQRLAGYRFA; encoded by the coding sequence ATGTCTGATATTCGCCCTACCTATACCGCCGAACGCCGTATCCTTGGCTGTCTTTATGGGCAAGCCATTGGTGATGCAATGGGTATGCCTTCCGAGCTATGGCCTAAACGTCGAGTCATCAACCATTTTGGCTGGATTGAACGCTTTCTTCCCGGCCCGAAAGAGAATATCGCGGCCTGCGAATTTAGCGCTGCGGAGTTCACCGATGATACGCACCAGTGTATCGCTTTAATGGATGCACTGAATGAAACCAACGGTGTAACCGATCCACTGGTCATCGCCAAACATATTCTGCTGTGGGCCAGACGCTGCCGGGCGTTTGAGAAAAATATTCTCGGCCCGACTTCGAAGGCCTCTCTGCTCGCGCTCGAGCAAGGGCAAGCGCTTGATGAGATCGCGGCTAACGGCGTGACCAACGGCGCAGCGATGCGTGTAGCGCCGATGGGTTGCCTATTGCCAACCCGAGACAGGGCGTTTTTCATTGCGCAAGTACGGCTATCCTGTCTACCGACGCACAAATCAGATATCGCGATTGCCGGCGCAGTGGTGATTGCCTGGGCTATCAGCCGCGCCATTGAAGGTGCCGGGTGGGCGTTAATCAAAACCGAGCTGGCATCACTCGCAAATGAAACCCAGCGCCAGTATGAGTCCACTTTTAGTCCACTTCTCGGGAATCGCATCCACTTAGCGTTAGATATGATGACCAGAGAGACTGACCATCTGACAGGCATTGAACGTATTTACGAAGATATCGGTGCCGGCATGGATATTATCGAATCCGTCCCGGCAGCGATTGCGCTGGTCGAACTGTCAGGAACTCAGCCCATGAAATGCGCCATGCTGGCGGCAAATTTAGGCGGCGACACGGATACCATCGGCGCGATGGCAACGGCTATCTGCGGCGCGCTTCATGGCATAGAAGCTTTCCCTGAAGAACATATACAACAGATTAATCAGGCCAACGGCATCGACTTCGCGCCTTACGCACAGCGGCTTGCAGGCTACCGCTTCGCATAA
- the rep gene encoding DNA helicase Rep, which yields MRLNPGQQQAVEFVTGPCLVLAGAGSGKTRVITNKIAHLIRGCGYQARHIAAVTFTNKAAREMKERVGQTLGRKEARGLMISTFHTLGLDIIKREYAALGMKSNFSLFDDTDQVALLKELTEGLIEDDKVVLQQLISTISNWKNDLQTPSQAAAGAKGERDRIFAHCYSLYDAHMKACNVLDFDDLILLPTLLLQRNEEVRERWQNKIRYLLVDEYQDTNTSQYELVKLLVGQRARFTVVGDDDQSIYSWRGARPQNLVLLSQDFPALQVIKLEQNYRSSGRILKAANILIANNPHVFEKRLFSELGYGVELKVLSANNEEHEAERVAGELIAHHFINKTEYKDYAILYRGNHQSRVFEKMLMQNRIPYKISGGTSFFSRPEIKDLLAYLRVLTNPDDDSAFLRIVNTPKREIGSATLQKLGEWAMGRNKSMFTASFDMGLNQTLTGRGYESLTRFTHWLREIQQLSEREPIVAVRDLIRGVDYESWLYETSPSPKAAEMRMKNVNMLFTWMTEMLEGSEIDEPMTLTQVVTRFTLRDMMERGESDEETDQVQLMTLHASKGLEFPYVYLVGMEEGLLPHQSSIDEDNVDEERRLAYVGITRAQKELTFTLCRERRQYGELVRPEPSRFLLELPQDDLIWEQERKVISAEERMHKGQANVANIREMLAKARK from the coding sequence ATGCGTTTAAACCCTGGCCAACAACAAGCCGTCGAATTTGTTACCGGACCGTGCCTGGTGCTGGCGGGTGCCGGTTCCGGTAAGACCCGCGTTATAACCAATAAAATCGCCCATTTGATCCGCGGCTGCGGCTATCAGGCGCGCCATATCGCGGCGGTGACTTTTACCAATAAGGCCGCGCGTGAGATGAAAGAGCGCGTCGGGCAAACGCTGGGACGCAAAGAAGCGCGCGGCCTGATGATCTCCACTTTCCATACGCTGGGGCTGGATATCATCAAACGTGAGTATGCCGCGTTAGGCATGAAATCTAACTTCTCGCTGTTCGACGATACCGACCAGGTAGCGCTGTTAAAAGAGCTCACCGAAGGGCTTATTGAAGACGATAAAGTGGTGCTTCAGCAGTTGATCTCCACGATCTCGAACTGGAAAAACGATCTGCAAACGCCTTCACAGGCTGCCGCTGGCGCGAAAGGAGAGCGGGATCGGATCTTTGCCCACTGCTATAGCTTGTACGACGCGCATATGAAAGCCTGCAACGTACTGGATTTTGACGATCTTATCCTGCTGCCAACGCTGTTGCTGCAGCGCAATGAAGAAGTGCGTGAACGCTGGCAGAACAAGATTCGCTATCTGCTGGTGGATGAATACCAGGACACCAACACCAGCCAGTATGAGCTGGTGAAACTGCTGGTGGGACAACGGGCGCGCTTTACCGTGGTGGGTGACGACGATCAGTCGATCTACTCCTGGCGCGGCGCGCGGCCGCAGAACCTGGTTCTGCTCAGTCAGGATTTTCCGGCGCTGCAGGTGATTAAGCTGGAGCAGAACTACCGCTCTTCCGGGCGTATCCTGAAGGCGGCCAACATCCTGATTGCCAATAACCCGCACGTCTTTGAGAAACGCTTGTTTTCCGAGCTGGGCTATGGTGTGGAACTGAAGGTACTTTCCGCCAATAATGAAGAACATGAAGCTGAGCGCGTCGCCGGTGAACTGATCGCCCATCACTTTATTAATAAAACCGAATATAAGGATTATGCGATCCTTTATCGCGGCAACCATCAGTCGCGGGTTTTTGAAAAGATGCTGATGCAAAACCGCATCCCGTACAAAATTTCCGGCGGCACGTCGTTTTTCTCTCGCCCGGAGATTAAAGACCTTCTGGCTTATCTACGCGTGTTGACCAATCCGGACGACGACAGCGCTTTCCTGCGTATCGTTAATACGCCAAAGCGTGAAATTGGCTCGGCGACCCTACAAAAGCTGGGCGAGTGGGCGATGGGGCGTAACAAAAGCATGTTTACCGCCAGCTTCGATATGGGACTGAACCAGACGCTAACCGGGCGTGGCTATGAGTCGCTGACCCGCTTCACCCACTGGCTGCGGGAGATCCAGCAGCTCTCAGAGCGTGAGCCGATTGTCGCCGTCCGCGACCTGATCCGCGGGGTGGATTATGAATCCTGGCTCTACGAGACCTCACCCAGCCCGAAAGCCGCCGAAATGCGGATGAAAAACGTCAATATGCTCTTCACCTGGATGACCGAAATGCTGGAAGGGAGCGAAATCGATGAGCCGATGACGCTCACTCAGGTTGTCACCCGCTTCACGCTGCGCGATATGATGGAACGAGGAGAGTCTGATGAAGAGACGGATCAGGTTCAGCTGATGACGCTTCATGCCTCAAAGGGCCTGGAGTTTCCGTATGTTTATCTGGTCGGCATGGAAGAGGGGTTGCTTCCCCATCAAAGCAGTATTGACGAAGACAACGTCGATGAAGAACGACGCCTTGCCTACGTAGGCATCACTCGGGCACAGAAAGAACTGACCTTTACGCTATGTCGGGAACGCCGACAGTACGGTGAGCTGGTGCGCCCGGAGCCGAGCCGCTTCCTGCTGGAGCTGCCGCAGGACGACCTGATTTGGGAGCAGGAGCGCAAGGTTATCTCGGCGGAAGAGAGGATGCATAAAGGCCAGGCGAACGTCGCCAACATCCGGGAGATGCTGGCGAAAGCGCGTAAATAG